One Moorella sp. E308F genomic region harbors:
- a CDS encoding isocitrate/isopropylmalate dehydrogenase family protein, producing the protein MKHVVTLIPGDGTGPELIAAARRVLDASGAELEWEVVAAGETAQEKYGSVLPEETLASIRKNGVALKGPITTPVGTGFRSVNVALRKELDLYANIRPARNLPNVPSRYQGVDLVIFRENTEDLYAGIEHMVGEEAAESIKIITRKGSERIARAAFEYARRNGRKRVTAGHKANIMKFSDGLFLRTFYEVAQDYPDLTADDRIVDNLSMQLVQKPEQYDVLVLPNLYGDILSDLCAGLVGGLGVAPGANIGDRAAVFEPIHGSAPKYAGQNKVNPLATILSGVMMLEHLGEKEAAARIQKAILAVLAEGKYLTYDLGGTAGTSEMADAIVRQLEKA; encoded by the coding sequence TTGAAGCATGTGGTTACCCTGATACCGGGTGATGGTACCGGCCCGGAACTGATTGCTGCGGCCCGGCGGGTCCTGGATGCCAGCGGGGCCGAGCTTGAGTGGGAAGTCGTGGCGGCCGGGGAGACGGCCCAGGAGAAGTACGGCAGCGTATTACCAGAGGAAACCCTGGCTTCCATTCGTAAAAACGGCGTGGCCCTTAAAGGCCCTATTACTACGCCGGTAGGCACCGGTTTTCGCAGTGTCAATGTGGCTTTACGGAAAGAACTTGACCTTTATGCCAATATTCGCCCGGCTCGTAACCTGCCCAATGTACCCTCCCGCTACCAGGGTGTCGACCTGGTCATTTTTCGAGAGAACACGGAAGATCTCTATGCCGGTATAGAACATATGGTAGGAGAGGAAGCAGCGGAAAGTATTAAAATTATCACCCGCAAAGGTTCCGAACGCATTGCCCGGGCAGCCTTTGAATATGCCCGCCGCAACGGCAGGAAAAGGGTGACGGCCGGGCACAAAGCCAATATCATGAAATTCAGCGACGGCCTTTTCTTGCGGACTTTTTATGAAGTGGCTCAAGATTACCCCGATCTAACTGCCGACGACCGTATTGTGGACAACCTGAGCATGCAGCTGGTGCAGAAACCAGAACAATATGATGTCCTGGTGCTGCCCAACCTCTACGGTGATATCCTTTCCGACCTCTGCGCCGGCCTGGTAGGCGGCCTGGGGGTGGCGCCGGGAGCGAATATCGGCGACCGGGCGGCTGTTTTTGAACCCATCCACGGCAGTGCGCCCAAATATGCCGGCCAGAACAAGGTTAACCCCCTGGCAACCATCCTCTCCGGGGTAATGATGCTGGAGCATTTAGGCGAAAAGGAAGCTGCCGCGAGGATTCAGAAGGCTATCCTGGCTGTCCTGGCCGAAGGAAAATACCTAACCTATGACCTGGGAGGCACTGCCGGTACCAGCGAAATGGCCGACGCTATTGTAAGGCAGCTGGAGAAGGCGTAG
- a CDS encoding type 1 glutamine amidotransferase produces the protein MKLRLCHLYPELLNLYGDRGNVLILRRRAEWRGIEVEVTQISLRDKLDPKAYDLFFLGGGPDQEQGVASADLVAKGPWLKEAVEAGAALLAICGGYQLLGEYYRTSTGETLPGLGLFAAYTEAGNKRLKGNIAIQVEELGTDRPVIGFENHGGRTFLQGARPLGRVIYGDGNNGTDQTEGARYRNAIGTYLHGPLLSKNPHLADYLLRLALQRRYGEVELPPLNDSLELAVNEEVYRRFLPTKGKW, from the coding sequence GTGAAGTTACGCCTCTGCCATCTCTATCCGGAACTCCTTAACCTCTACGGTGACCGGGGTAATGTCTTAATCCTTCGCCGCCGGGCTGAGTGGCGGGGTATTGAGGTAGAAGTAACCCAGATCTCCCTGAGGGATAAGCTGGACCCTAAGGCCTATGACCTTTTCTTCCTGGGCGGCGGTCCCGACCAGGAGCAGGGGGTGGCCAGTGCCGATTTAGTTGCTAAAGGTCCCTGGCTCAAGGAAGCGGTGGAAGCAGGCGCGGCCCTCCTGGCCATCTGCGGCGGCTACCAGCTCCTCGGCGAGTATTACCGCACCAGCACCGGGGAAACATTACCCGGCTTAGGCCTTTTTGCCGCCTATACCGAGGCCGGGAACAAGCGCTTGAAGGGCAATATTGCCATCCAGGTGGAGGAGTTGGGTACGGACCGGCCGGTGATAGGGTTTGAAAACCACGGCGGCCGCACCTTCCTCCAAGGTGCCCGGCCCCTGGGCCGGGTAATTTACGGCGACGGCAACAACGGCACCGACCAGACGGAAGGTGCCCGCTACCGGAACGCTATCGGCACCTACCTCCACGGCCCTTTATTGAGTAAAAACCCCCACCTGGCCGATTACCTCCTCCGGCTGGCCCTGCAGCGCCGTTATGGCGAAGTCGAACTGCCACCCTTGAATGATTCTTTGGAGCTGGCTGTTAACGAAGAAGTCTACCGGCGCTTTTTGCCCACCAAAGGTAAGTGGTAA
- a CDS encoding metallophosphoesterase produces MALFAIADLHLGRDMAMFGPVWENHQAKLAARWQRVVNPGDTVLILGDISWGMRLDDALPDLQFLKSLPGSKRILKGNHDYWWQTERKMAAAILDADLALLKPEIIAGMAVCGTRGWLVPQHPLYNEETDGKVYRREVLRLEMALNGVQKLRREEPLAVMMHFPPACRGEATDFISLMQSYGVSHCYYGHLHGADQEKALAGKEWGINFHLVAADYVNFTPVLVSC; encoded by the coding sequence GTGGCCTTATTTGCCATAGCCGATCTGCACCTGGGTCGCGATATGGCTATGTTTGGGCCGGTATGGGAAAACCACCAGGCTAAGCTTGCGGCCCGCTGGCAGAGGGTGGTCAACCCCGGGGATACAGTTTTAATCCTGGGAGATATCAGCTGGGGCATGCGCCTCGATGATGCCTTGCCCGACCTGCAGTTCCTCAAGTCCCTGCCGGGGTCCAAGCGCATCCTGAAGGGGAATCACGACTACTGGTGGCAGACGGAGCGTAAAATGGCGGCGGCCATCCTTGATGCGGATCTTGCCCTTTTAAAGCCGGAGATCATTGCCGGAATGGCCGTCTGCGGCACCCGGGGCTGGCTGGTCCCCCAGCACCCTCTATATAATGAAGAGACGGATGGGAAAGTTTACCGGCGAGAAGTTTTGCGCCTGGAGATGGCCCTGAATGGTGTGCAGAAGCTGCGCCGGGAAGAGCCCCTGGCCGTGATGATGCATTTTCCCCCGGCCTGTCGTGGTGAAGCGACCGATTTTATAAGCCTAATGCAGAGCTATGGTGTCAGTCACTGTTATTACGGGCACCTCCACGGCGCTGACCAGGAAAAAGCCCTGGCAGGGAAGGAGTGGGGCATTAACTTTCACCTGGTTGCTGCCGACTATGTGAATTTTACCCCGGTTCTGGTATCCTGTTAA
- a CDS encoding phosphodiester glycosidase family protein: MNYIRKRVLSVFLTVFLAVGLLANPLLSLAAASWQVVPEVEKIPLATGVQYSAYQITAPGYKEAVKVLTIDPRDKFTILETSVSHGNLALDQERPTAMAARLAKEGKAAVAATNGDFYSTRVPYLPIGLQISNGELLISPQGFPALGLTGDKKAIIGTPVMAAYLTVTREIAGKGGSVARVVYTYPIAHVNRERGADMLVLYTPAFAARTGTNDYGTEIILKGVDLPVKAGRTYTGTVAVRIDAKGNNSIPPDGVVLSGHGKAQEFLKQLHAGDRVSFTIRFTDTRWHDVVQAVGGHEIILQNGQVVLPANSTDPLVRSRHPRTAVGLTKDGRLEIVVADGRQPGYSDGMTLYELAAFMQSRGIVAALNLDGGGSSVLAARNVGEHELSILNQPSDGQERPVTNGLVVFSTAPRGQLSHLYLVPDVIKVYKGSKVQFSLKAQDNYYNPAPVPDGVTWQVAGNVGRFISPGLFQAANPGQGEITARTGRVKATARVTVVDKVYRLEVTPAIATLQPGAVQHFTVTAFDTEGNKIYVDSSLYQWTVSEGLGRFDPEKGQLALAGPVSNAWIKVRLGDREAVAAINPALELALDGRPVAGQEVTLVVRHNGEPVAGAVVQQVQPTAALGRVTAQALYVRSGPGTGHKAITLVPEGYRLAVLARLENGWLQVRLPDGREGYCFGEYVAVQEGSRNLGQTDAQGRIRFTAGVAGSYSFVAMKEGYLQANLNLVFSEK, encoded by the coding sequence ATGAACTACATACGGAAACGGGTTTTATCTGTCTTTCTGACTGTTTTCCTGGCTGTCGGCTTGCTGGCCAATCCCCTGCTGTCTCTGGCAGCCGCTTCCTGGCAGGTGGTACCTGAGGTAGAAAAAATACCTCTGGCCACTGGCGTGCAGTATTCGGCCTACCAAATTACTGCTCCCGGCTATAAGGAGGCAGTGAAGGTTTTAACTATCGATCCCCGGGACAAGTTTACAATTCTGGAGACGTCCGTATCCCACGGCAACCTGGCCCTTGACCAGGAAAGACCCACGGCTATGGCCGCCAGGCTGGCCAAGGAAGGTAAGGCTGCAGTAGCGGCAACAAATGGTGATTTCTACAGCACCCGGGTGCCTTACTTGCCCATCGGCCTGCAGATAAGCAACGGTGAGCTGTTAATCAGCCCCCAGGGGTTTCCGGCCCTGGGGTTGACCGGGGACAAAAAAGCCATTATCGGAACTCCTGTTATGGCCGCCTACCTGACGGTGACCAGGGAAATAGCGGGAAAAGGCGGAAGTGTGGCCCGGGTGGTTTACACTTATCCTATCGCCCATGTCAACCGGGAAAGGGGGGCCGACATGCTGGTCCTCTATACCCCGGCCTTTGCGGCCCGCACCGGCACCAATGACTACGGTACGGAGATAATTCTGAAAGGCGTTGACCTGCCCGTTAAAGCAGGACGAACATATACCGGCACCGTGGCTGTCAGGATTGACGCCAAGGGTAATAACTCCATCCCGCCGGACGGGGTAGTCCTCTCCGGCCACGGGAAGGCCCAGGAGTTTTTAAAACAGCTTCATGCTGGCGACAGGGTTAGTTTCACCATCAGGTTTACCGATACCCGCTGGCATGATGTTGTCCAGGCTGTGGGCGGCCATGAGATTATCCTGCAAAACGGGCAGGTCGTCCTGCCCGCGAACAGCACGGACCCCCTGGTGAGGTCCCGCCACCCCCGGACGGCTGTTGGCCTCACGAAGGACGGCCGCCTGGAGATAGTGGTCGCCGATGGCCGCCAGCCCGGCTACAGTGACGGTATGACCCTTTACGAACTGGCCGCATTTATGCAATCCAGGGGGATAGTCGCGGCCCTGAACCTTGATGGTGGCGGTTCATCAGTGCTGGCGGCCCGAAATGTCGGCGAGCATGAGCTATCGATTTTAAACCAACCTTCCGACGGTCAGGAAAGGCCGGTTACCAATGGCCTGGTTGTTTTTTCCACCGCCCCCCGGGGTCAACTCAGCCATTTATACCTGGTTCCTGACGTAATCAAGGTGTATAAAGGCAGTAAAGTGCAATTCAGCCTCAAGGCCCAGGATAATTATTATAACCCTGCTCCGGTACCTGACGGTGTGACCTGGCAGGTGGCGGGGAATGTGGGTCGCTTTATTTCCCCCGGCCTGTTCCAGGCTGCTAACCCCGGCCAGGGTGAGATTACCGCCCGGACAGGGCGGGTAAAAGCTACCGCCAGGGTTACTGTCGTCGATAAGGTATACAGGCTGGAAGTTACCCCGGCTATTGCCACCCTGCAGCCCGGTGCTGTCCAGCACTTTACAGTAACGGCCTTTGATACCGAGGGCAATAAAATATATGTCGACAGCTCTTTGTACCAGTGGACGGTCAGCGAAGGGCTGGGCCGGTTTGACCCGGAAAAAGGGCAGCTCGCATTGGCCGGGCCGGTGAGTAATGCCTGGATCAAGGTCAGGCTGGGTGACCGGGAAGCTGTAGCCGCAATCAATCCCGCCCTGGAGCTGGCTCTAGATGGCCGGCCCGTAGCCGGGCAGGAGGTAACCCTGGTCGTCCGCCATAACGGTGAGCCGGTAGCGGGGGCGGTGGTCCAGCAAGTCCAGCCAACAGCGGCTTTAGGCAGGGTAACGGCACAAGCCCTTTATGTAAGGTCAGGCCCGGGAACAGGGCATAAAGCCATCACCCTGGTACCGGAGGGTTACCGGCTGGCTGTCCTGGCCAGGCTGGAAAACGGCTGGCTGCAGGTGCGCCTGCCGGACGGCCGGGAAGGCTATTGTTTTGGGGAATATGTTGCTGTCCAGGAAGGCAGCCGGAACCTGGGCCAGACGGATGCCCAAGGTAGAATCCGGTTTACGGCTGGGGTGGCCGGGAGCTATAGCTTTGTCGCAATGAAAGAAGGTTATTTACAGGCTAACCTGAACCTGGTGTTTAGCGAGAAATAA